From the genome of Vicia villosa cultivar HV-30 ecotype Madison, WI linkage group LG2, Vvil1.0, whole genome shotgun sequence, one region includes:
- the LOC131652233 gene encoding cytochrome P450 81E8-like, with translation MTTFFLILISLFFLIITLKLLFHTTATRFKNLPPGPPFLPIIGNLHQIKQPLHLTFHTLSQKHGQIFSLWFGSRLVVVVSSLKTAQECFSKHDIVLANRPHFLTGKYIGYNNTTVVQAPYGDHWRNLRRILSTELLSSHRLNSFLEIRRDEIMRLIQKLAQVCSNGFSEVELKPMFSEMTFNTIMRMVSGKRYYGDDCDVSDVEEARLFREIIKEVVAVGGANNVSDFLGFLRWFDFDGLKKRLKRISKRTDSFLQGLIDEHRVGKRNNNTMIDHLLKQQQSQPEYYTDEIIKGIIVVMLLAGTDTSSVTLEWAMANLLNNPNILKKARDELDNHMGQDHLVDEHDIPNLPYLQSIVYETLRLHPAAPLLVPHLSSEDLTIKEYNVPQNTIVMFNAYVIHRDPNLWTDPTCFKPERFEKEGETNKLISFGTGRRACPGANLAQRTVNLALGLLIQCFEWKRIGEEKIDMAEDKGITVGKKISLKVMCKLRHPLKIKDDF, from the exons ATGACCACTTTCTTTCTCATACTCATCTCTCTCTTTTTCCTTATCATCACATTGAAGCTCTTGTTCCACACAACAGCAACAAGGTTCAAGAACCTTCCACCGGGCCCACCGTTTCTTCCAATAATTGGaaaccttcatcaaatcaaacaacCCCTCCACCTTACTTTCCACACCTTATCACAAAAACACGGCCAAATCTTTTCTCTATGGTTCGGTTCTCGTCTCGTCGTTGTTGTTTCTTCCTTAAAAACAGCACAAGAATGTTTTTCCAAACACGACATTGTTTTAGCGAACCGTCCTCATTTCTTAACCGGCAAATATATTGGCTACAACAACACCACGGTAGTACAAGCACCTTACGGCGACCATTGGCGCAATCTCCGCCGTATACTATCAACCGAGCTACTCTCGTCTCATCGTTTAAATTCCTTCTTGGAAATACGAAGAGACGAGATCATGAGACTAATACAAAAGCTGGCACAAGTTTGTTCCAATGGTTTCTCAGAAGTGGAACTCAAGCCAATGTTTTCAGAAATGACGTTCAATACTATTATGAGAATGGTGTCTGGGAAAAGATACTATGGTGATGATTGTGATGTGAGTGATGTTGAGGAAGCAAGGTTGTTTAGAGAGATAATTAAAGAGGTTGTGGCTGTAGGAGGAGCAAACAACGTTAgtgattttttagggtttttaaggtGGTTTGATTTTGATGGTTTGAAGAAGAGGCTTAAGAGGATAAGTAAGAGAACAGATTCATTTTTACAAGGACTCATTGATGAACATAGAGTTGGAAAGAGGAACAATAATACTATGATTGATCATCTCTTGAAACAGCAACAATCACAACCTGAATACTACACAGATGAAATCATCAAAGGAATTATTGTG GTTATGCTACTTGCAGGAACTGACACATCATCTGTAACCTTAGAATGGGCTATGGCCAATTTATTGAATAATCCAAACATACTAAAGAAGGCAAGAGATGAATTAGACAATCACATGGGACAAGATCACTTGGTAGATGAACATGATATTCCAAACCTTCCTTATCTTCAAAGCATTGTCTATGAGACTCTTCGATTACATCCAGCTGCTCCATTATTAGTGCCTCATTTATCTTCTGAAGATCTTACAATTAAAGAATATAATGTCCCGCAAAACACAATTGTAATGTTCAATGCTTATGTCATTCATAGAGATCCAAATTTGTGGACTGATCCTACATGTTTTAAGCCCGAGAGGTTTGAGAAAGAAGGTGAGACAAATAAACTAATTTCATTTGGAACGGGTAGAAGGGCTTGTCCAGGAGCAAATTTGGCCCAACGCACGGTGAACTTGGCTTTGGGCTTATTGATTCAATGTTTTGAGTGGAAACGTATAGGTGAAGAAAAAATTGACATGGCTGAAGATAAAGGAATCACTGTGGGGAAAAAGATTTCTTTAAAAGTGATGTGCAAATTGCGTCATCCATTGAAGATTAAAGATGATTTTTAA